In Musa acuminata AAA Group cultivar baxijiao chromosome BXJ2-10, Cavendish_Baxijiao_AAA, whole genome shotgun sequence, a genomic segment contains:
- the LOC135624519 gene encoding polyadenylate-binding protein-interacting protein 11-like isoform X1, giving the protein MWQLNPSTRKREKRSWLFEIEIMAVVESTSGVDLAATGSPLTGGGVAPDPRSPKGLASASDAAGLTVLRSHPDASDAFHAKPLRAQDPTRDGSSSASAAAPRPNGVVSGGEGFKREMRDLVEFLSKLNPMAEEFVPPSLAGMGNSYGASGGGSGEFFANDSDMSDGVGNGGAVGIGGRRKKNGYGQGKRRMNSRTSLAQRDEVIRRTVYVSDIDHQVTEEQLATLFINCGPVVDCRMCGDPKSVLRFAFIEFTDEEGARAALNLSGTVLGFYPVRVLPSKTAIAPVNPTFLPRSDDEREMCSRTVYCTNIDKKVAQSELKLFFESICGEVYRLRLLGDYHHSTRIAFVEFVMAESATAALNCSGVVLGSLPIRISPSKTPVRPRAPRPPMH; this is encoded by the exons ATGTGGCAGCTGAATCCCTCGACAAGGAAGAGGGAGAAGCGAAGCTGGTTGTTTGAGATTGAGATCATGGCCGTCGTTGAGAGCACGAGCGGCGTCGATCTGGCGGCGACCGGGAGCCCCTTAACCGGAGGCGGCGTAGCGCCGGACCCCCGCAGCCCCAAGGGTCTGGCCTCCGCCTCCGACGCCGCCGGGCTCACTGTCCTCCGATCTCACCCGGATGCCTCCGACGCGTTTCACGCGAAGCCCCTGCGCGCACAGGATCCGACCAGGGACGGGTCTTCGTCCGCGTCGGCGGCGGCTCCGAGGCCCAACGGCGTCGTCTCCGGAGGCGAGGGGTTTAAGCGGGAGATGCGGGATTTAGTGGAGTTTCTCTCGAAGTTGAACCCGATGGCGGAGGAGTTTGTCCCCCCGTCTCTCGCGGGTATGGGAAATAGCTACGGCGCCTCCGGCGGCGGTAGCGGAGAGTTTTTTGCGAATGATTCTGACATGAGCGATGGAGTGGGGAACGGCGGCGCTGTCGGGATTGGTGGGAGGCGG AAGAAGAACGGGTATGGCCAAGGGAAGCGTCGGATGAACAGCCGGACTAGCTTGGCACAACGAGATGAAGTGATTAGGAGAACTGTGTACGTCTCAGACATCGATCATCAG GTTACTGAAGAACAGCTTGCAACACTTTTCATCAACTGTGGGCCG GTTGTTGACTGTCGCATGTGTGGGGACCCAAAATCAGTTCTTCGGTTTGCTTTTATAGAGTTCACTGATGAGG AGGGTGCACGAGCTGCCTTAAATTTGTCAGGAACTGTTCTTGGGTTTTACCCAGTAAGAGTGCTGCCTTCAAAAACTGCAATTGCACCTGTCAACCCAACATTTTTGCCTAGG TCTGATGATGAACGTGAGATGTGTTCAAGGACTGTCTACTGTACAAATATTGACAAGAAG GTTGCTCAATCAGAACTTAAACTCTTCTTTGAGTCTATTTGTGGAGAG GTTTATCGCTTGAGACTTCTTGGAGATTATCATCATTCCACAAGGATTGCTTTTGTTGAATTTGTGATG GCTGAGAGTGCAACTGCTGCTCTGAACTGTAGTGGCGTGGTTTtaggatccttgccaataag GATAAGCCCCTCGAAGACTCCTGTGCGTCCACGAGCGCCTCGCCCTCCCATGCACTGA
- the LOC135625383 gene encoding small ribosomal subunit protein uS10y-like, protein MAYGMKPTKPGLEEPQEQLHRIRITLSSKNVKNLEKVCADLVRGAKDKKLTVKGPVRMPTKVLHITTRKSPCGEGTNTWDRFELRVHKRVIDLVSSSEVVKQITSITIEPGVEVEVTIAEP, encoded by the exons ATGGCGTACGGTATGAAGCCCACGAAGCCGGGGCTGGAAGAGCCTCAGGAGCAGCTGCACCGCATCCGGATCACCCTCTCGTCCAAGAACGTCAAGAACCTCGAGAAGG TGTGCGCGGATCTGGTGAGGGGTGCCAAGGACAAGAAGCTCACGGTAAAGGGTCCGGTGAGGATGCCCACCAAGGTCCTCCATATCACCACCAGGAAGTCGCCCTGCGGTGAAG GAACCAACACCTGGGATCGGTTTGAGCTCCGTGTCCACAAACGGGTAATTGATCTTGTCAGCTCCTCTGAGGTCGTCAAGCAGATTACTTCGATCACCATTGAACCGGGTGTGGAAGTTGAAGTCACAATTGCAGAACCGTGA
- the LOC135624519 gene encoding polyadenylate-binding protein-interacting protein 11-like isoform X2: MWQLNPSTRKREKRSWLFEIEIMAVVESTSGVDLAATGSPLTGGGVAPDPRSPKGLASASDAAGLTVLRSHPDASDAFHAKPLRAQDPTRDGSSSASAAAPRPNGVVSGGEGFKREMRDLVEFLSKLNPMAEEFVPPSLAGMGNSYGASGGGSGEFFANDSDMSDGVGNGGAVGIGGRRKNGYGQGKRRMNSRTSLAQRDEVIRRTVYVSDIDHQVTEEQLATLFINCGPVVDCRMCGDPKSVLRFAFIEFTDEEGARAALNLSGTVLGFYPVRVLPSKTAIAPVNPTFLPRSDDEREMCSRTVYCTNIDKKVAQSELKLFFESICGEVYRLRLLGDYHHSTRIAFVEFVMAESATAALNCSGVVLGSLPIRISPSKTPVRPRAPRPPMH, from the exons ATGTGGCAGCTGAATCCCTCGACAAGGAAGAGGGAGAAGCGAAGCTGGTTGTTTGAGATTGAGATCATGGCCGTCGTTGAGAGCACGAGCGGCGTCGATCTGGCGGCGACCGGGAGCCCCTTAACCGGAGGCGGCGTAGCGCCGGACCCCCGCAGCCCCAAGGGTCTGGCCTCCGCCTCCGACGCCGCCGGGCTCACTGTCCTCCGATCTCACCCGGATGCCTCCGACGCGTTTCACGCGAAGCCCCTGCGCGCACAGGATCCGACCAGGGACGGGTCTTCGTCCGCGTCGGCGGCGGCTCCGAGGCCCAACGGCGTCGTCTCCGGAGGCGAGGGGTTTAAGCGGGAGATGCGGGATTTAGTGGAGTTTCTCTCGAAGTTGAACCCGATGGCGGAGGAGTTTGTCCCCCCGTCTCTCGCGGGTATGGGAAATAGCTACGGCGCCTCCGGCGGCGGTAGCGGAGAGTTTTTTGCGAATGATTCTGACATGAGCGATGGAGTGGGGAACGGCGGCGCTGTCGGGATTGGTGGGAGGCGG AAGAACGGGTATGGCCAAGGGAAGCGTCGGATGAACAGCCGGACTAGCTTGGCACAACGAGATGAAGTGATTAGGAGAACTGTGTACGTCTCAGACATCGATCATCAG GTTACTGAAGAACAGCTTGCAACACTTTTCATCAACTGTGGGCCG GTTGTTGACTGTCGCATGTGTGGGGACCCAAAATCAGTTCTTCGGTTTGCTTTTATAGAGTTCACTGATGAGG AGGGTGCACGAGCTGCCTTAAATTTGTCAGGAACTGTTCTTGGGTTTTACCCAGTAAGAGTGCTGCCTTCAAAAACTGCAATTGCACCTGTCAACCCAACATTTTTGCCTAGG TCTGATGATGAACGTGAGATGTGTTCAAGGACTGTCTACTGTACAAATATTGACAAGAAG GTTGCTCAATCAGAACTTAAACTCTTCTTTGAGTCTATTTGTGGAGAG GTTTATCGCTTGAGACTTCTTGGAGATTATCATCATTCCACAAGGATTGCTTTTGTTGAATTTGTGATG GCTGAGAGTGCAACTGCTGCTCTGAACTGTAGTGGCGTGGTTTtaggatccttgccaataag GATAAGCCCCTCGAAGACTCCTGTGCGTCCACGAGCGCCTCGCCCTCCCATGCACTGA